The Kribbella amoyensis genomic sequence AAGCACCTGCCGCCGCAGCTGGCCGAGCTGGTCCGTCAGTCGTACGGCGACGCCACCGGGCGCATCTTCCTGATCGCGGCCGCGTGTGCCGTGGTCAGCCTGATCGCGGTCCTCTTCATCAAGGAGGTCCCGCTCCGCCGGACCGTCGCCAAGCTCGACGAACCGGTCGAGCTGGACTGACACCGGAACAAGCACCGGCGGTACCCCTCACGCGGGGTACCGCCGGTTCTGTCATTTCAGCTCGGGTGGCTCCAGTCCGTCCAGCGACTTCGTCTTGAGGATGGGGGAGCCGAGCAGCCACAGCACCGCGACCAGTCCGCCGCACGCCGAGATCAGCAGCGTCTCCCGGACACCGATCCAGGTGCCGAGCAGACCGCCGACCACGGCACCCAGCGGGCGGACGCCGTAGTTGATGCTCGAGAACGCGCCGACCACCCGGCTGCGCATGTGGTCGTGGATCACGGCCGCCTGCAACGAGTTCAGCGGGACGTCGAAGCACATCACCGCGAACGCGCCGACGAACTCGGCCAGCGCGAGCGCCGACGCCTTGACCCAGACCGGGCCGGTCGCGAACGCCGCGATCGCCACCGCTCCCGGGAACACGACGGCCCCGAGTGCGATCAGCCGGCCGGCCCCCAGCCACCGGGTCAACGGGGCTGCCGCGACCGCGCCGAGGAAACCGCCCGACGCGCCGATCCCGAGCGCCAGGCCGATCGTCCCCGCGGACAGTTCGAGGTGCCGGCTCGCGAACAACACCAGCAGCGCCGTCTCCATCAGGTTGAAGAAGTTCACCGTGGTCGCGCAGGCCAGGCTGCTGCGCAGGTACGGATGCCGGAGCAGGTACGACATGCCCGCGCGGGCCCGGCGCAACAGCGGCTCCGACGACTCCTCCGGCTCGGCCGGCTCCGCCTTCACCCGCATCAGCTGGAGCGCCGAGAACAGGAACGACAGCGCGTCGACCAGGATCGCGATCGGCGCGGTGAGCCACTGGACCAGGGCGCCGCCGATCGCCGGTCCGGCCATGAACGAGACGGACCGGGTCGCCGAGAGCTTGCTGTTCGCTTCGAGGAACTGCTCCCGGGTCACGATCGTCACGAAGAACGCCGCGTTGGCGGTGATGAACAGGACGTGGGCGGTCCCGGCCAGGATCGCGATCACGAAGAGCTGCGCCATCGTGAGCACGTCCAGCCAGTACGCGATCGGCAGCGAGAGCAGGACGACGGTCCGGGCCAGGTCGGCCGCGATCATCAGCGGGCGTTTGTCCCGGCGCTGGTCGACCCAGGTGCCGATGAACAGCGACGCCAGGTTCGGCAGCCAGACCGCGGCGGTCAGGAAGCCGACCTGGCTCGGTGAGGCGTCGAGCAGCGTGATCGCGATCAGCGGGATCGCCAGCTCGGTGACCCGGTCGCCGAACTCGGACACGCCCTGCGCCGACCAGAAGGTACGGAACCGGCGGTCCCGCCACAGGCTCCGCGCCGGTGTGGAAGTGGTGGTGGTCATCGTCCCCCCAGCTCGGTCAGTTGCTTGCCTCGGGCAACACCATGCGCAGCGTCCGGACCGGGCCGGCGTCGGCCGGCGCGCCCTCCTCGCCGCGCTGGACGTACGGCGCGATCAGGTTCTCGATCGCCTCTTCCAGCTGCTCCAGCTCGTCGCCGGTGACGAACAGCAGCGTGTTCGCCGATCCGGCGTGCCGGCTCCAGTCGGCGGACAGGCCCGGCTCGGTCTCGGCCAGCCAGTGCTGGGCGGCCTCCAACGCCTGGTTCATCATTTCGG encodes the following:
- a CDS encoding MFS transporter, translating into MTTTTSTPARSLWRDRRFRTFWSAQGVSEFGDRVTELAIPLIAITLLDASPSQVGFLTAAVWLPNLASLFIGTWVDQRRDKRPLMIAADLARTVVLLSLPIAYWLDVLTMAQLFVIAILAGTAHVLFITANAAFFVTIVTREQFLEANSKLSATRSVSFMAGPAIGGALVQWLTAPIAILVDALSFLFSALQLMRVKAEPAEPEESSEPLLRRARAGMSYLLRHPYLRSSLACATTVNFFNLMETALLVLFASRHLELSAGTIGLALGIGASGGFLGAVAAAPLTRWLGAGRLIALGAVVFPGAVAIAAFATGPVWVKASALALAEFVGAFAVMCFDVPLNSLQAAVIHDHMRSRVVGAFSSINYGVRPLGAVVGGLLGTWIGVRETLLISACGGLVAVLWLLGSPILKTKSLDGLEPPELK